One genomic region from Streptomyces sp. NBC_01431 encodes:
- a CDS encoding amino acid adenylation domain-containing protein, which translates to MTVLLEPTTGTSRFVRGETMHGLFQDAARRFPEAIAVSHRAVGVSYRELDAASDGYAALLQAHGVRRGQLVPVLMERGTPLIAVLLALFKCGAGYSYLDPRWPVDRLEGVIGQLGAPLLVTTVDGAWSVPVWTPPAEDLTVTAARGLTPAPVAVSGTDACSVFFTSGSTGNPKGVVSTHENAVRLFDGDFYAELGPGTVMPQTAPPTWDGFTLDCWSMLLTGGRTVLLDETVLVPRTLRALIAEDGVNAAFMTTQLFNMLVTTDVGAFAGMKWLSIGGERAAPTRVRSFLAAHPGIRLLNVYGPVECGAVVTGHEVRPEDCDDPAGIPLGHALAHTDVYVLDGTRVCAPGETGELCLGGSGLARGYLGDPELTGAVFVDVEIDGVRQRLYRTGDLGNRSAEGVFHYTGRGDRQIKIRGHRIEPAEVERTVERVATVTGAAVVPIPKPDGSYYGLALFYTRGEGGTGPQELRERLTELLPEYLVPRRVQLLEQFPQLANGKIDRRELAARVRAEHDRIEAPAEAFEGTAALVADGFRAVLDTERVPGDVSFFELGGSSLEAARLCQHLDAVLGAAVQPSQIFRTPTVRRLAQWLDATARSATAEAPVPGLEPGEILLPPEQSGFLFAAAHDKDGLGGLCRMTWWIEGAVDLDALQAAVGDVHLRHQALHSRYLIRDNEIGYAVVPEQPAPAEVIRIADAADEQAAATTWLAAALTPLAVRDAQVWRCAVVRAEDTSRTLFGLVAHHVAFDGASETVLAGDLSLSYAARLAGRAPEFPAPAGGLAEVSADHRRVISRVDLAAQQEYWEDHLELQEPLELPGRVDNSLNAGPGYSPSRTVTHAELARWDERARSLGTTRFAMLAAQFGLVLRDLTGQPDIAVKVPVARRGSEVLASAVSCRVDLLFLRFWPPHKDADGGLLEQAVTRVDEALAAQETGGAQLARTVVLTGGGESLRPMPSFLMQDDPDPRLELAGCTAELSRIGAPTMFTELELDVRTTADGALITASVRTDRIPAEIADRVVTAYTEGLRRGPEASAAPTTSKDTSCVY; encoded by the coding sequence GGCGTGCGCCGCGGGCAGCTGGTTCCGGTGCTCATGGAGCGCGGCACCCCGCTGATCGCGGTGCTGCTGGCGCTGTTCAAGTGCGGGGCCGGCTATTCGTACCTGGACCCCCGGTGGCCCGTCGACCGGCTCGAAGGAGTGATCGGCCAGCTGGGCGCGCCGCTCCTGGTGACCACCGTGGACGGCGCCTGGTCGGTGCCGGTGTGGACACCGCCGGCCGAGGACCTGACCGTCACCGCGGCCCGCGGGCTGACCCCCGCGCCGGTCGCGGTGAGCGGTACCGACGCGTGCTCGGTGTTCTTCACCTCGGGCTCCACCGGCAACCCCAAGGGCGTGGTGTCCACCCACGAGAACGCGGTGCGCCTGTTCGACGGCGACTTCTACGCCGAGCTGGGCCCCGGCACCGTGATGCCGCAGACCGCTCCCCCGACCTGGGACGGCTTCACCCTGGACTGCTGGAGCATGCTGCTCACCGGCGGCCGGACCGTACTGCTCGACGAGACGGTGCTCGTGCCGCGCACCCTGCGCGCGCTGATCGCCGAGGACGGCGTGAACGCCGCGTTCATGACGACCCAGCTGTTCAACATGCTGGTCACCACGGACGTGGGCGCCTTCGCCGGGATGAAGTGGCTGTCCATCGGCGGCGAGCGGGCCGCCCCGACCCGGGTGCGGAGCTTCCTCGCCGCGCACCCCGGCATCCGGCTGCTCAATGTGTACGGGCCCGTCGAGTGCGGGGCCGTCGTCACCGGGCACGAGGTGCGGCCCGAGGACTGCGACGACCCGGCCGGCATCCCGCTCGGCCACGCCCTCGCGCACACCGATGTGTACGTCCTGGACGGCACCCGGGTGTGCGCGCCGGGCGAGACCGGCGAGCTGTGCCTGGGCGGCTCGGGGCTGGCCCGCGGCTACCTCGGCGACCCCGAGCTGACCGGGGCGGTCTTCGTCGACGTCGAGATCGACGGGGTACGCCAACGCCTGTACCGGACAGGTGACTTGGGGAACCGGTCGGCGGAAGGGGTGTTCCACTACACCGGCCGCGGCGACCGCCAGATCAAGATCCGGGGGCACCGGATCGAGCCGGCCGAGGTGGAGCGCACCGTGGAGCGGGTGGCCACGGTGACCGGCGCCGCGGTCGTGCCGATACCCAAGCCCGACGGTTCGTACTACGGGCTCGCGCTGTTCTACACGCGCGGCGAGGGCGGCACCGGGCCCCAGGAGCTGCGCGAGCGGCTCACCGAGCTGTTGCCGGAGTACCTGGTGCCGCGACGCGTCCAACTCCTGGAACAGTTCCCGCAGTTGGCGAACGGGAAGATCGACCGGCGGGAGCTGGCCGCGCGGGTCCGCGCGGAGCACGACCGCATCGAGGCGCCCGCCGAGGCGTTCGAGGGCACCGCGGCACTGGTCGCCGACGGGTTCCGCGCCGTACTCGACACCGAACGGGTGCCGGGCGACGTCTCGTTCTTCGAGCTCGGCGGCAGCTCGCTCGAAGCGGCCCGGCTGTGCCAGCACCTAGACGCGGTGCTCGGCGCGGCCGTGCAGCCCTCGCAGATCTTCCGCACGCCGACCGTGCGCCGGCTCGCCCAGTGGCTGGACGCCACCGCGCGCTCCGCCACGGCCGAGGCCCCGGTGCCGGGCCTGGAGCCCGGCGAGATCCTGCTGCCGCCCGAGCAGTCCGGCTTCCTGTTCGCCGCCGCCCACGACAAGGACGGCCTCGGCGGGCTCTGCCGGATGACCTGGTGGATCGAGGGAGCGGTCGACCTCGACGCGCTCCAGGCAGCGGTCGGCGACGTCCATCTGCGCCACCAGGCCCTGCACTCCCGGTACCTGATCCGCGACAACGAGATCGGGTACGCGGTGGTGCCCGAGCAGCCGGCCCCCGCCGAGGTGATCCGCATCGCGGACGCCGCCGACGAACAGGCCGCGGCCACCACGTGGCTGGCCGCGGCCCTCACCCCGCTCGCCGTCCGCGACGCCCAGGTGTGGCGGTGCGCGGTCGTCCGCGCCGAGGACACCTCCCGCACGCTGTTCGGCCTGGTCGCCCACCACGTGGCGTTCGACGGCGCGTCCGAGACGGTGCTCGCGGGCGATCTGTCGCTCTCCTACGCCGCCCGGCTCGCGGGCCGCGCACCCGAGTTCCCCGCACCGGCCGGGGGCCTGGCCGAGGTGTCCGCCGACCACCGCAGGGTGATCTCCCGCGTGGACCTGGCGGCGCAGCAGGAGTACTGGGAGGACCACCTGGAGCTCCAGGAGCCCCTGGAACTGCCGGGCCGGGTCGACAACAGCCTCAACGCCGGGCCCGGGTACTCTCCTTCGCGCACCGTGACCCACGCGGAGCTCGCCCGCTGGGACGAGCGGGCCCGCTCGCTCGGCACCACCCGCTTCGCGATGCTGGCCGCACAATTCGGCCTGGTCCTGCGGGACTTGACCGGACAGCCCGACATCGCGGTCAAGGTCCCGGTGGCCCGCCGCGGCAGCGAGGTGCTCGCCTCCGCCGTCAGCTGCCGGGTCGACCTTCTGTTCCTGCGGTTCTGGCCGCCGCACAAGGACGCCGACGGCGGGCTCCTTGAGCAGGCCGTGACGCGTGTCGACGAGGCGCTCGCCGCCCAGGAGACCGGCGGCGCCCAGCTGGCCCGCACCGTGGTCCTCACCGGCGGCGGCGAGTCGCTGCGGCCGATGCCGAGCTTCCTGATGCAGGACGACCCCGACCCAAGGCTCGAACTCGCGGGCTGCACCGCCGAGTTGTCCCGCATCGGCGCACCCACCATGTTCACCGAGCTGGAGCTGGACGTCCGCACCACCGCGGACGGCGCCCTGATCACCGCCTCCGTACGCACCGACCGGATCCCGGCCGAGATCGCGGACCGGGTGGTGACCGCGTACACCGAGGGACTGCGCCGCGGCCCCGAAGCCTCCGCCGCTCCCACCACATCCAAGGACACCTCATGCGTGTACTGA